From one Lolium rigidum isolate FL_2022 chromosome 4, APGP_CSIRO_Lrig_0.1, whole genome shotgun sequence genomic stretch:
- the LOC124646535 gene encoding RNA-binding protein Y14A-like — MAAATEVEAVDFDSDDDDLMDEDGAIEPSPAPAPRLRSTIAGGGGADDDAPRKTKGRGFREDPNSSSAPRDSRLAGVGRSGFDALASDGGPGPVRSIEGWIVLVTGVHEEAQEEDLHNIFGGFGQVKNLHLNLDRRTGFVKGYALIEYENFEEAQVAIKESDGTDLLSQIISVDWAFSNGPVKRRNTRKRSPRPNRSRSPPRRRY; from the exons atggcggcggcgacggaagtAGAGGCGGTCGACTTCGACTCCGACGACGATGACCTCATGGACGAGGATGGCGCCATCGAGCCTTCGCCGGCTCCCGCTCCCCGCCTCCGATCCACCATCGCAGGGggcggcggcgccgacgacgaCGCGCCCCGTAAGACCAAGGGGCGCGGCTTCCGTGAGGACCCCAACTCCTCCTCCGCGCCCCGAGACTCGCGCTTAGCGGGCGTCGGCCGCTCCGGCTTCGACGCCCTCGCCTCCGATGGCGGCCCTGGCCCAGTCCGCT CAATTGAAGGGTGGATTGTACTGGTTACTGGAGTACACGAAGAAGCTCAGGAGGAGGACCTTCACAATATTTTCGGTGGTTTTGGGCAGGTCAAGAACCTGCATTTGAACTTGGATCGCCGGACTGGATTTGTGAAG GGATATGCTCTGATTGAGTATGAGAACTTTGAGGAGGCCCAGGTTGCAATAAAAGAATCAGATGGAACTGATCTTCTTTCACAAATAATAAGTGTTGACTGGGCATTTAGTAATGGCCCTGTCAAACGCAGAA